In Kangiella koreensis DSM 16069, the DNA window ATGGTTGGCTGTATTTTACCCTGCTAACTTTGATCGGAATCATCTTCGCTTTGCTAGCTTTATGGTTGCTTTCTATAGTCATGGCATTATTGAAATTTCATGGTTTCGTATTAATCAAAACTAAAGAAAAGTTACAAGCGACTTTGGGACTGTTGACTCGTCTTCAAGCGACGATTCCAATGGGCCGAATTCAGTCACTGACTATTCACGAATCATTACTGCATCGTTGGTTTAAGCGGATTGGCATCACCATAGAAACAGCCGGTGGTGTTAATAACGACCAGCAAGGCGTTAGCATGAAGCAGGTGGCGCCAATAGCGCCGAATACCATGCGCACTCAATTGCTGAAAGAGATTCAGGAAGATGTAGATTGGGATGTCATTGAGTGGAAAGGGTTGAATCCAAAGGGTTGGCGTCGAGTGCTGAAAGTGATGCTAATCATTGGCCTGGTGATAGGTCTACCGACACTCTTATATTCGATTTATGCCTACCCGGTCTGGTTGCTGATATGGGGGCTGTATAGCGTCTATTATTCAAAAGCCTATATTCGCACGGCAGGATACACTTTGAGTGGTGAGGTAATTGGCTTTAAAGATGGCGTGATCTTTAGTAAATGCACCTTTGTTCGACTACCAAAAACGCAAACTATTGCTGTTAAGGAAAGCCCTTTTGATCGTCGCCATCGAATGGCTAGCCTGGAAGTGGATACCGCTGGAGCCATGGTCGGAGCACACCATATTAATATCCCTTATATCAATCTCGACGAGGCGCTGGCTATCAAAAGAAGCATCAGCGATAAGATTAAAGGTACTCAGTTCAAGTGGTAGTCATCTTGAGATGTCACTACCGCCACTAAATTAAAGCCCACTGTCATTGTGGGCTTTAACTGTTTGATAGTACAAACCCTTCAAGCCGTATAATTTTCATACTGTAGTAGAGTAAATTCACGGCGCAGATGTTAGAATATCGCCAATTTATCGGTTTCAAATGGCCTGTCATGGGCAGGTGTCTAATATTAAAAAGGTTATTTCATGAATCAAGAATTTCTCAAGCATATCCAACACAATATTGATGAAGTAAAGGAAGCTGGCCTCTATAAGAAAGAAAGGGTCATTGATTCGCAGCAAGCGGCGGATATTCATGTCACCACTGGCGAA includes these proteins:
- a CDS encoding PH domain-containing protein, whose product is MQSDTNAYRLHKISPLFILFENIKKLIFPIVLALFSTRGSSWELFALGFALIISLGAIVQYRFYRYWLEGDKIRVKEGIFFRNVRQVPYKKIQNLNLVQSPLHRLFGVVKVQLESASGGRPEAVINVIDMAAVKELKQKINGEEEEQQEEEVAEPKDSILSLSFGEIVRYGIITNRGIVAVAVFMGFTMQFLDDQIERLVKNYISQFTQWIDGLISSVQIENGWLYFTLLTLIGIIFALLALWLLSIVMALLKFHGFVLIKTKEKLQATLGLLTRLQATIPMGRIQSLTIHESLLHRWFKRIGITIETAGGVNNDQQGVSMKQVAPIAPNTMRTQLLKEIQEDVDWDVIEWKGLNPKGWRRVLKVMLIIGLVIGLPTLLYSIYAYPVWLLIWGLYSVYYSKAYIRTAGYTLSGEVIGFKDGVIFSKCTFVRLPKTQTIAVKESPFDRRHRMASLEVDTAGAMVGAHHINIPYINLDEALAIKRSISDKIKGTQFKW